The Brumimicrobium sp. genomic interval AGATTTAGGTCTTTTCATAATCGTATAGAAAATGACCACATATCCTAAAAGAATTAAGATAGGTGCAATAGTTAACCTTATTGGCGAAAACAGTTCATTTGCATCGAATACATTAGGATCTTTTGAAGCACCTCCTATCATTATAAGAAATCCAATAATATTTAAAAAGATACCTACTAGAAGCAAAATGTAATTTGTTCTGTCAAATAAAAAAGAATGTTTATTTCCGTTTGTTCTCATAATTCTAATATAAATTATCTAATTTTTTACGTAAATATTTGTTTAGTGCAAACCAAGTTGAAACTAAGCTAATTATCACACCTAATACAATTAAAACTAGGAATAAAAGCAAGAATGTTTTCATATCATAAGCTGGACCGATTATATCCATATAGCGCTTAAGTGCATAGAACACACCAATTAAAAGTGCCATTCCTATGATGGCTGATAAGAATCCTTGGAAGATAGAAGTTAAAATAAACGGCTTACGGATAAACCCAGGTTTTGCCCCCACTAGTTGCATAGTTTTTACAGTAAATCTCTTGGAATATAACGCCAATCTGATAGTGTTATTAATCATTGCGAAAGCAACGATTGTTAAAAGTCCACCGATGGCAATAAAAATGTATATCCATTGGAGAAACCCAAGATTTACCTGTTCAATTCTGTGCTCATCATAGTTTACTTCAACTACTTGGTTGGCATATTGAGAGAGAATTTTTTCTTTTAATTGAGATAATCCTTCTTTGTTTACAATAGTTGCTGTAGGATTAAAGGTGATAGATGGAGGGAATGGGCTTTTGCCATCGAAAATTTCTTTAACTTTTTCAGCTTCTTTGTCATTGGACTGAAACACTTCTAAGGCTCTTTCTGGTGAAACAAACCATACAGATTTAATTTCAGGCCAATTCTTTAGTTCTTGCTCAATCAGTTTGATGTCAGAATCATTTAGGTCGGGATTAAAGAAAAGATCGATTTCAATATTTTCTTTTGCTGCATTTTGAGTATGGTCTAGCCCAAAATATGCGCCGATTACTAGTCCCAACATGAATAGGACTAGTGAAATGCCAACTACCACAGAAAGATATCCGGATTGTAAACCTCTTTTTTCGTATTTTTTGGAATTTGAACTCATTTGAGTTACGAATGTAGGAAGAATTTTTAGAACTTGTTTTTGAATAGTATATAATTTCTTCAAATTTTGTTAAAGAGATATAACTATTTACCCGTTGTTCATTTACAAAAATCAATAATTTATACCGTAAATGAATTTTATTTAATATGTAAAGATGTAAGAGATAGGAACTCCTCTCAATTGTCACCCCGACGGACGAAGGAGTTTCGGGGTCTAAGATTATCTACATTTTATTCTAAATTCACAACGAGTAACTATTTTTCTTTTATCTTTCGAAAATGGTACAATCAACTATTAAAAATATTATTTTGGATTTTGGCGGTGTTCTTCTAAATATCGATTATAATAAAACAATAGAAGCATTTAAACAATTAGGTATTCCGCATTTTGAGAAGATGTATGCTCAACTTCATCAGACGGATTTATTTAATCAGTTTGAAAAAGGAGAAATTTCAAAAGAACAATTTATTGAAGAACTGAAATCATTTCTACCTACAAATATCACTGATGATGCCATTGTACATGCATGGAATGCGATGCTTCTCAATTTTCCAAAAGAAAGATTAGACCTTTTACTTCATTTAAAACAGAATTATAACCTTGTTTTATTAAGCAATACCAATTTTATTCATATAGAACAATTTAATCTAAATTTATATAGCGAACATGGGATTAGTTCATTAAAACCTTTTTTTCAAACTATTTATTTTAGTTGCGAAATGGGTATGAAAAAGCCAGATATTGAAATCTTTTTAGAAGTATGTCTTAAGGAAGATTTCTTGCCTAGTGAAACCTTGTTTATAGATGATTCTCCACAACATATTGAAGGAGCTTTGAGGGCAGGGATTAACGCGTATCTATTAGATACAAAAAAAGAAAATATTATTGAGTTATTGCATCGATTACAGTTGATTAAGAAATAGGGAAGATTATGAGTTCACTTACTAGTAACTAATTTAACTTTTACTTTACCTAGTTTTCTCTTTTTTTCAGTTTTCCCTTTATCACCTACAAATCTTTTGTTGGTTCCTAATGTTCCGATTGCTAAATCAAAAGAAGATTTCTTTAAACATTCTTCTTTTTCTTTCCACATAGGTATTTTTTCTTCTTGGAGCGTCATGACTTCTAGTTTTAGCGTTTGTTAATCAATTAACGTTCCAAAAATAGAAGAAGTTGGTTTAGAAAGTAAATTAATCCATTTCTATGATTAGAATCCCTAACTGACTATTTAGTCCCATTATTGGAGTAGCAGCAAAAAGGGAACTATCCTCATCTAAAAATGTCATAGGACCTTTTGCCTCTAATAATTCTGTTATTTCAAAAGGGCTTCCTTCATCTTTTTTATTAGTGCTTAGTATTACATTATCTGTAGAATCTACTAAAATTGCTCGCTGAATATTCATATCTTTTAATGATTGAATAAAATATTGATCAATTTGATTTTTATTTTCGGCAATCATTTCACTTCTAACTGCAAAACCTAGGGATGCTACTAATTTTTTAGCTTCTAAATTCTTAAAATCATTTATTTCTGATTGATGTTGATTCTTTAGATTCTGAATTACATGCTCATGTTGCTCTTTAATTGATTTAATAGCTTTGTCATAGCGACGAGTAGTCAAACTGTTTTGAATAGAACCCCAAAATATGGCGATAATGAACAAAGAAAGTAAGATTAAGCTTATAATATTTCTTTTCCAAAAAGGTATTTGTACAATTGTGTCTGTATTTTCTATTGTATTTATTTCTTCTTTTTGTGTTGACTCTTCATTCTTCATAAGTGTATAGTTTAATCTATTTTTTTAAGTAATAATTTGCCTTTCTCTGATGTTAAGTAAAGATGCGTCTCTTCCAATTTGTAGGTAAGAGGTGACCTTAATATTTCTAAGATATCTTCTTCAATTTGAGAAGCTTCACCACAATACATTCGTGTTGAAACTAGAGATTGAATATTCATTAATTGATACCCAAAAGTTAAATTTCCATTTACTTGATTGCATCCTGCAAATCCGCTTATTTTTCTTTCAGTTAAATCAATTTCAAAATGGGGGAGTTCATCGGGAAATAAATCTGGAGTTAATATTTTGTCGTTAATTCCATAAAGAACCCAAATATCATGTAATTGAGGGCTACCTCTATATATACCGCAACCCACATAATTATTTGTCTCTTTTTCTGCTATTTTTTCAAATTTAATTTCAGTTATAACTCCAATTTTATTGCATTCTTCTTTCTTGATATTAACTTCTATGTAGTATGTTTTATCTTTTGCAGAAATTTGAATATTTCCTTGATTGTCTATTTTAGTTTTTGTATCCCCTATGAAATGAATTGCTTTTTTACTGTCTGTAAAGATGATATGGTCATTAAATTGTATAGATAAGTTCCATGATTTATCATTAGGGGAGGCATAGAAATCTAAAGAATTGATAATAGGATGTTCTATACTGGTTTCTTCTTTATTATTTTTTTCTATTTTTTTTGAATTCCCACATCCTGAAACTATAAGTAACGTTAAGAGGAGAAATATAGAAAAAATTAATTTCATGTTTTTTTATGCTAATATAATTGATTTTATACTTTAATGGGTAATAGGTTTAATTTATTTTTAAATTGATTTAATCTGTTTCAGGGGCTAACCTTAATATGATACCATCGATATTCTCATTTATTTTGATTTGGCATCCCAATCGGCTATTATTTTTTACAAAGAAGGCTTGGTCTAACATATCTAATTCAGCTTCACTTTGTATATCTAATTTATGTTCTGATTCTAGGTAACATTGACAAGTAGCACACATAGCCATTCCTCCACATCTCCCTTCTACGGGCAATTCATATATTTTACAAAGTTCCATGATATTTAAATTCATATCTGTTGGAGCTTGTAATGTATGTTTTTCACCATCTCTATCAATTATATATACTGTAATATTTTCCATTTTCTATTTTTTACAAAGCTACTTATTTTTTATACAAATTGGTGCATAAAAAAAGGGGCTGTCTCAAAAAGGCAGCCTCTTTTTTATTATTTTCAAGCAGCCAGCTTTGGATTAGTTGTTCCAGCATGGTTGATTTTATGATTTTGGGTAAAAATTAGAACAACGAGATTGATTTTTAACAAATCAGCTGATTTTTGACTGTTTTTGGGCGTAATTTTCCCTTTCTTATACATTTTTCCAATGTTGAAGGCAATAGCGAAGATAGCAAAATCCATCGTT includes:
- a CDS encoding DUF3098 domain-containing protein, which translates into the protein MRTNGNKHSFLFDRTNYILLLVGIFLNIIGFLIMIGGASKDPNVFDANELFSPIRLTIAPILILLGYVVIFYTIMKRPKSVSHKKPE
- a CDS encoding permease-like cell division protein FtsX, whose translation is MKKLYTIQKQVLKILPTFVTQMSSNSKKYEKRGLQSGYLSVVVGISLVLFMLGLVIGAYFGLDHTQNAAKENIEIDLFFNPDLNDSDIKLIEQELKNWPEIKSVWFVSPERALEVFQSNDKEAEKVKEIFDGKSPFPPSITFNPTATIVNKEGLSQLKEKILSQYANQVVEVNYDEHRIEQVNLGFLQWIYIFIAIGGLLTIVAFAMINNTIRLALYSKRFTVKTMQLVGAKPGFIRKPFILTSIFQGFLSAIIGMALLIGVFYALKRYMDIIGPAYDMKTFLLLFLVLIVLGVIISLVSTWFALNKYLRKKLDNLY
- a CDS encoding HAD family phosphatase — translated: MVQSTIKNIILDFGGVLLNIDYNKTIEAFKQLGIPHFEKMYAQLHQTDLFNQFEKGEISKEQFIEELKSFLPTNITDDAIVHAWNAMLLNFPKERLDLLLHLKQNYNLVLLSNTNFIHIEQFNLNLYSEHGISSLKPFFQTIYFSCEMGMKKPDIEIFLEVCLKEDFLPSETLFIDDSPQHIEGALRAGINAYLLDTKKENIIELLHRLQLIKK
- a CDS encoding META domain-containing protein; protein product: MKLIFSIFLLLTLLIVSGCGNSKKIEKNNKEETSIEHPIINSLDFYASPNDKSWNLSIQFNDHIIFTDSKKAIHFIGDTKTKIDNQGNIQISAKDKTYYIEVNIKKEECNKIGVITEIKFEKIAEKETNNYVGCGIYRGSPQLHDIWVLYGINDKILTPDLFPDELPHFEIDLTERKISGFAGCNQVNGNLTFGYQLMNIQSLVSTRMYCGEASQIEEDILEILRSPLTYKLEETHLYLTSEKGKLLLKKID
- a CDS encoding 2Fe-2S iron-sulfur cluster-binding protein, which codes for MENITVYIIDRDGEKHTLQAPTDMNLNIMELCKIYELPVEGRCGGMAMCATCQCYLESEHKLDIQSEAELDMLDQAFFVKNNSRLGCQIKINENIDGIILRLAPETD